The genomic interval GGAGAGAAAATCAGGGACGGTTTCCAGGGGGATCTTGCCTGCGGCCTGGGTGGCGTCCGTGTGGAAGAGGATGCCGCGCTCCCGGCAGAGCCGGGCGGCGGCCTCGACGGGCTGGATCACGCCGGTCTCGTTGTTCGCCCACATGACGCTGGCAAGGAGGACGTCCTCGCCGAGTCGGGAAGTGAAAGCGTCGACGTCCAGCGCTCCGTCGTTGTTGACCGGCAGCTCATCCACGGTGAAGCCGCGCCCCCGCAGGAAGCGCGCGGTCTCTAAGACGCTGGGGTGTTCGATGGCGGAAACCAGGATGCGGGTGCGGCCCGCCGGGGCCAGGTCGGCTAGGCCCTTGAGAACCAGGTTGTTGGCCTCCGTGGCGCCGGAGGTAAAGGTCCACTCCCCCCGGGCGCCCGGGAGCAGGCGGGCCAGCTTGGCACGGGCCTCTTCCACCGCCTCCTTGGCGTCCAGGCCGTAGATGTGCGCGTCAGCGTGGGGGTTTCCGAAGCGGCCCTCCCAGTAGGGGCGCATGGCGTCGAGGACGCGGGGATCGGGAGGCGTGGTGGCCAGGTAGTCGAAATACACGGCGGCGCGGGAATTAGGCGGTGATCTTGGCGCGAACGAAATCGACGTGCTGCCTCAGGGAGTAGAACTGGTCGGCAAAGGAGGCGGGCAGCCGTAGCTGGTTGACCGCCTGTTCGATCTCTTCCAGCCGCTTGAGGAGCGGCGCGCGGTCGCCTTCGGGATGGGTGAAGAGGTCCTTTTCCAGCGCCAGCAGGGCGCGATACCACCGCAGGAGCCGCCCGCGCATCCGCCACCGGTAGGCGACTGGCAGCAGCCGCAGCGTGGGCAGGATGACGACGATGGCCGGGATGATCACCACCAGGATGCGGCTGACCACGCTGGCCAGCCAGAAAGGGAGGTGGTGGTAGAGGAAGCTCTTCCCGGATCGGTAATAGCGCAGCGCGTCGTCGCTCAGGCGGAAGCCGTGTTCCATCGGCGCGGGGAATTCGCCTTTCTTTTGGAACAGGGAGGGGCGCCCGTGGATTTCCTGGGCCGCGCCGAGGATCAGGTCGGACAGGGCGGGATGGAGCTTTTTCCGCGCGACGAGCTCGATGGTCGGCCCCACCAGGTAAACGTCCCGGGGCGGGACGTCCTTGGCCAGGTCGATCGCGCCCTCGGGCATCTTAAGCGTGCTCAGCCAGTTGAAGCGGCGGGCGTAGGCTTCCTGCTGGGAAAAGCTTAAGAGATGGACGCCGGGCGCGGTGAGCAGCCCGCGAAGGATGGCGATGGAGGCGTCCTCCCCCATGAGAAAGACGGCGTCCACCTGGCCGTTCAAGAGCGCCTGGGAGGAGCGCTGCGGGTCCCAATCCAGGAGTGTGGTGGCCCCGTCCGGACGGATGCCGTTGGCCTCCAGAAGGGTGAGGGCGATCTGCCGCGTGCCGCTGCCCTGGCTGCCGATGACGACGCGCTTCCCGGCCAGAGCGGCCAGGGTGTCGACCGCCGTCGTGCCGCGGTAGAAGACGAGGAGGGGCTGGTAGGAGACGCTGCCCAGGGACATGAGATTGGGATATTCCTCCGACGTGACGCCGTCCTGGACGAAGCCGATGTCGACCTTGGCGGAGGGATCGTTCAGCCGTTGCAGGTTTTCCAAGGAGCCGTGGGAGGAAAGGACGCGGAGCGTCACGCCTTGGCGTTTGAGGATCGCGGCGTATTTCTGCGCGGTCGTGTAAAAAATGCTCCCCTCCGGACCGGCGGTGATCGTGAGGTGGGTGGGAGGCGCGGAGTGGATGAAGAAGAAGACGGCGGCGACGATGACCAGCGCGATGAAGCAAGCCGCTCCGATGGCGCCTTGATGGCTGATGCCGAAGGTTTCTTCCAATCGGGAGAGGGGAGCGTTGAGTTTGGAGGGGGCTTCCGGGGGATTCATAAGCGACTTACTGACACTGTTGTGACACTAACGCCGTAAGGCGTTGATAGAAAGGGGAGCGGGTGAAGGGAATCGAACCCTCGTGTGCAGCTTGGAAGGCTGCCGTTCTACCATTGAACTACACCCGCGGGAAAATTGAAAATTGGGCCCTAAAGGATTCGAACCTTTGACCTTCTGATCCGTAGTCAGACGCTCTAATCCGCTGAGCTAAGGGCCCGTGAAGGAAAAGCAAGAGTGCCGAAATCGCCGAATTTGGCAAGCCCCTAAAAGATTCCCCGGTCGACCTGGATCTGGTCGCCCGCCTGGAGGGCGATGTCCAGGGTGGGATTCTTGAGGGCCTCGACGGCGTTGAAGCGGATAAGGGCGCCGTTGCGCAGGATTTTGACCTTTCGCTTGTTGGCGTAGTCGGTGAAGCCGCCGCAGGCGGTGATGGCGCGCAGGACGCTGAGGTCGTTGGTGAAGGGGATGCGCTGGGGCTGGCGGACCTCCCCGCTCACGTTCACGTAGCGCAGCTGGGGGACGATGGTGATGTTGGGGGTGGAGTAAATTTTCTTTTCCCGGTAGGCCGTCTCGATGTCTTCCTTGAGCTGGGAGGTGGTGCGGCCCGCGGCCTGAAACTTGCCCGCGTAGGGCATGGAGATGTCGCCCTCGTCGCCGATCTTCACCTCGTAGATGCCGGCGTCGTCCGAGGGGACGCCGGAGAGGCGAATGGTCAGGACGTCGCCGACGCGCAGGAGGTCGGTTTCCGGCGCGGCGGCCGGGGTCTGGGCCGTTCCTTCCGGGGTGACGGCGGGGGAGGGCTGGTAGGCGGCGGTGCCGGTGTTGGCGCCGGTGGAGGAGAAGCCGCCGCCGCAGGCGGCGACGAGGAGGCAGGCGGCCAGGAGCAGGAGGAGGCGGTTCATCGGAAAAGGGGAGGGTTTTAGAAATCCTCGGTGCGGACGGGCGTGGGGGCGTGGATGCCGTTGCCGTTGGCGGAGGGGCCGCCCTTGCCCTTCTTGTCGTCACGCCGTGCCTGCTTCTTTTTTCCTTCGGTCGGCTTGCCGTAGTAGTCGGCGTAGGCGCCGTAGTGGTAGTAGCCCTCGTCGGCGTGGCGGGAGACGGCGTTGAGGACGACGCCGATGAGGTTTCCCTGCACCTCGGTGATGGTGTGCTTGGCACGCAGGGAGATGTCCTTGGGGTAGCGGCGGTGCTGGATGACGAGGACGGTCTTGTCGACCTCGTGGCAGATGATGGAGGCGTCGCTCACGCCCAGGGCGGGCGGGGAGTCGATGAGGACGACTTGATACAGGCTCTTCAGCTCGTCGAGCATCCGGCGCAGGGCTTGGTTGCTGAAGCGGTTTTTGGCCTCCGCGGGATTGGAGCCGGCCAGGACGACGTGGAGGTTCGGGATGGGGGTGGAGAAGAGGTAGGGAGCCACGGGGCCGTCCTGTTCCAGGAAGTCGGAAAGGCCGGGGGCCAGGTCCCATCCCAGGATGCGGTGGAGGGAGGGGCGGCGGAGGTCGGCGTCGACCAGGACGACGGACTTGCCCGCCTGGGCGCAGACGTAGCCGAGGTTGAAGAGGGTGGTCGACTTGCCCTCGCCGGGGCCGCCGCTGAGGATGCTCAAGGCGTTGCCCTGCTGGGGGCCGCTGCCGTTTTGCAGATCGATGCGGGCGCTGAGGATGCGGTAGCTCTCGGCAAAGGGGGAATCGGGCGGCTCCTGGTTGAGCGGGCGGGCGCCGTGGGGGACGAGGGCCAGGACGGGAACGCCCAGGACGCTTTCGACCTCCGCGATGGTCTTCACGCTGGTGTCGAGGTGCTCGATGAAGAAGGCGACGCCCAGGCCCAGGGCGAGGCCGCCGAAGCCGGCCAGGGCCAGGTTGAGGAGGAGGATGGGGCGGACGGGCTTCGGGTTGGGTTCCGCCGGGGAGATGATGAGGGCGGGCTCGCCGGTGACCTGCTTGTCGACGCTCTCCTGTTTGAAGCGGATGTTGAGCTGGTCGAGGATGATTTGCTGGGTTTCCGCGTATTTTACCGCGTCGAGGTAGGGGGCCATCTTGTCGCTTCGCTCTTCCCGGACTTTTTGCCGGAGGGAGTCGACGTCCTTCTTCAGGAGGGCCAACTTTTCCTGGCTGACCTGGAGGTCGATCTGCAGGGCGGTCCTCTTGCCTTCCGCCAGGCTGTTGAGCTGCTCGTTGAGTTTGGCCAGGGCGGCGCGGAGGGACTGGACGCGCGGATGCTCCGGCCCGAAGCCGCTCTTAAGCAGGCTTTGCAGGTTGGATTCCGCCTGGAACTTCTGGTCCTGGAGTTGGGTGATGTTGGTGTCGTCCAGGTTGAGGGAGGGCAGGGTGCTGAGGAGCTGCGCGTCGCTCAGGTTCTTGAGGCTCTCCAGGCGGACGCGGCGGGCCTCGGTGTCCGTGCGCTGCTCGTCGAGCATCTGCTGCTTGCGCTGGAGTTCCTGGTCGGTCAGCTGCATTTCCGCGCTGGTGCCGACGAGGCCGGTGACGTCGATGTCGAGCTTGCGGCGCAGGTCCTCGACGCGTTCTTTGGCCTTGCGGACTTCCTCCTGCTGGGTCTTGACCTGGTCGCTGACGCTTTGCAGGCCGCGGCTGGCGTTCTGCGTTTCGCGTTCGGTGCGGGAGGAGACGTATTGGCGGGCGATCTCGTTGGCGATGCGGGGGGCCTCCTCCATGTCCTCCGTCTGGACGGTGATTTCGATGATGTTGGAGCCGCGCTGGGGGTCGATCTTCAGGTGGTGGCGGCGGAGGAGGTCGTAGACCTCGTCCTTTCGCAGGTCCCGCTCCCCGTGCATGTAGCGTTGGGACCAGACGCGGACCAGGTCGAGCTTGTCGATGATGGGGTAGAGGATTTCCTTCGACTCCAGGGTCTCCTTTTCCGACTCGAAGAAGACGGGGTCGAAGTAGTTGGGATCCCGCTGGTCGAAGACGGGGATGTCCTTCTCGTTTTTCAGCACGCGGATCTGGACGGTGCCGCCGTACTGCTTGTTCATCAGGAAGGCGGAGACGACGTAGCCCGTGCTGAGGGCCAAAAGGAAAAGGGTGAAGATGATCCCGGAGCGGGCGCGGATGACCCGCCAGTAATCGCGGAAAGCCGGTGTCTCGATGAGATCGGATGCGATAGCCATGTCGTGCAGCTTAAGGGCGGTGGGGGCCCTCATGGGAAAGGATAAGGAAAAGGGCCTCGATGGGGAAGGCCATTAGTAGGTGGCCGTCAGGCCCAGGGAGACGACGTTGCGGTCGTAAGCGCGGCCGGGATCGTCCGAATTGACGTGGGTGTAGCTGTAATTGAGGCTGAGGTTCAGATACTTGTTCAGCTCGTAGCTCAGGCCGAAGTCGACGCCCAGGGTGTTTTCCAGAAAGTCTCCGGCCCCGGCGACCAGGGAGGAATTGGCGTCGCTTACGCCCAGGTTGTAGTCCCCCTGGAGGCGGGCGGTGAGGAGGGGGGTGATCATGTAGCGGCCGGTGATGGCAAAGTTGTCGCTCACCTGGCTGTCGTAGTTGTTCACGTCTGTCTGGGAGACGGTGTGGACGTAGTTGAAGCTCAGGGAGCTGCGGGGGCCGATCTGCCAGGTGGCAAAGGCGCTGGCATAGGGATTGAGCGCGCTGCCCAGGGATTGGTAGTCGGCTTCCACGCCGCCGACGCGGGCGCCGAGGAGGATTTCCGGCGAGATGTTGTAATCCAGGCCGACGTAGCCGGTGTAGGACTGCCAGTCGCGCCGGACGGCGGCGGTGGCGCCCGCGGGGACGAAGGAATTGGCGTAGCCGACGTCGGTGTAGGTGCCGCCCGCCACGAGGGTGGTGGTGGAGGTCAGCAGGAAGCGGAAGTCGTTCTGGAGGATGTTTACGTCGCGGTCGTTGTAAAGGGACTGGGTGGGATCGTCGTAGCCGAAGTAGTCGTTGGTGAAGGTGGTGACGGTGCTGAGCTTGGGCATCCACTGGGCGGTGCCCTGCATGGTGAAGGTGTTTTCCACGAAGCTGCCCGCCACGCGGTTTACCGTGGCGCCGCTGGAGATTTCCGGCTGGGTGGTGTTCAGGACGCGGTCGCGGACGTCCAGGTTGAAGCGGTCGGAAAAGGAGTGGTTCACGCGGGCCAGGAAGTCGTGGCTTAGGTCGAAGCTGCTGCCGCTGCGGTCCGGATAATAGGTGGCGCCGAAGGTATAACGGGCGGCCAGGAGCGTGTTCTCCATCGGGTAATTGAAGAGGAAGCTGGGCTGGACGATCGTCTCGAACTGGGAGGTCTTGTTGTTCGGGGTGGTATAGATGTTGTCGTCGTAGGCCTCGCGAACGGTGGCGCTGACGGTGAAGAGGCGCTTGTTGTCGGCGTGGGACATGGGGACGTTGTTCCGCATGTCGTTGGACGCCCCGGCGGCGTAGGAGGGCGGGGGCTGCTGAGACGGGGAGGGGGTGACGGCGGAGGCGTTTTGGTCGGCCGGAGCTGTCAGCGTGTTGTTCCCCAGGCTGCTGGGGGCGTATTGCATGGCCTCCGGGCTTAATTGCTGGGCGTGGACCTCAAAAGAGAGATCCCAGGCGAGAAGGAAAGCGGCGGCGATCGCTATTTTTTTCATTCAGGCCGAAAAGGTCTTAAGCGAAGCAGCTTCTTACGTAATTACCAGAGTAATTCATTTCACGCACCAAAAAAGTAAAATGCAGACAACGAATCAG from Verrucomicrobium sp. carries:
- a CDS encoding outer membrane beta-barrel protein, whose product is MKKIAIAAAFLLAWDLSFEVHAQQLSPEAMQYAPSSLGNNTLTAPADQNASAVTPSPSQQPPPSYAAGASNDMRNNVPMSHADNKRLFTVSATVREAYDDNIYTTPNNKTSQFETIVQPSFLFNYPMENTLLAARYTFGATYYPDRSGSSFDLSHDFLARVNHSFSDRFNLDVRDRVLNTTQPEISSGATVNRVAGSFVENTFTMQGTAQWMPKLSTVTTFTNDYFGYDDPTQSLYNDRDVNILQNDFRFLLTSTTTLVAGGTYTDVGYANSFVPAGATAAVRRDWQSYTGYVGLDYNISPEILLGARVGGVEADYQSLGSALNPYASAFATWQIGPRSSLSFNYVHTVSQTDVNNYDSQVSDNFAITGRYMITPLLTARLQGDYNLGVSDANSSLVAGAGDFLENTLGVDFGLSYELNKYLNLSLNYSYTHVNSDDPGRAYDRNVVSLGLTATY
- a CDS encoding TAXI family TRAP transporter solute-binding subunit, whose amino-acid sequence is MNPPEAPSKLNAPLSRLEETFGISHQGAIGAACFIALVIVAAVFFFIHSAPPTHLTITAGPEGSIFYTTAQKYAAILKRQGVTLRVLSSHGSLENLQRLNDPSAKVDIGFVQDGVTSEEYPNLMSLGSVSYQPLLVFYRGTTAVDTLAALAGKRVVIGSQGSGTRQIALTLLEANGIRPDGATTLLDWDPQRSSQALLNGQVDAVFLMGEDASIAILRGLLTAPGVHLLSFSQQEAYARRFNWLSTLKMPEGAIDLAKDVPPRDVYLVGPTIELVARKKLHPALSDLILGAAQEIHGRPSLFQKKGEFPAPMEHGFRLSDDALRYYRSGKSFLYHHLPFWLASVVSRILVVIIPAIVVILPTLRLLPVAYRWRMRGRLLRWYRALLALEKDLFTHPEGDRAPLLKRLEEIEQAVNQLRLPASFADQFYSLRQHVDFVRAKITA
- a CDS encoding cysteine desulfurase family protein — encoded protein: MYFDYLATTPPDPRVLDAMRPYWEGRFGNPHADAHIYGLDAKEAVEEARAKLARLLPGARGEWTFTSGATEANNLVLKGLADLAPAGRTRILVSAIEHPSVLETARFLRGRGFTVDELPVNNDGALDVDAFTSRLGEDVLLASVMWANNETGVIQPVEAAARLCRERGILFHTDATQAAGKIPLETVPDFLSLSAHKLYGPKGIGALYVGPGLRSRLGVQIHGGGQQDGLRSGTVAVPLTVGLGAAVDAALAGMTEEARRLQDIRNRFEEGLRASFPDLRVNGEPSPRLSHVSHFQIPGVPMADLMAALPEIAVARGSACSTGGEEISHVMAAMRMEFFAHECLRVSFGRPTTQADAEALLASVAETAAAIRDQAGFSAQKK
- a CDS encoding polysaccharide biosynthesis tyrosine autokinase, which encodes MRAPTALKLHDMAIASDLIETPAFRDYWRVIRARSGIIFTLFLLALSTGYVVSAFLMNKQYGGTVQIRVLKNEKDIPVFDQRDPNYFDPVFFESEKETLESKEILYPIIDKLDLVRVWSQRYMHGERDLRKDEVYDLLRRHHLKIDPQRGSNIIEITVQTEDMEEAPRIANEIARQYVSSRTERETQNASRGLQSVSDQVKTQQEEVRKAKERVEDLRRKLDIDVTGLVGTSAEMQLTDQELQRKQQMLDEQRTDTEARRVRLESLKNLSDAQLLSTLPSLNLDDTNITQLQDQKFQAESNLQSLLKSGFGPEHPRVQSLRAALAKLNEQLNSLAEGKRTALQIDLQVSQEKLALLKKDVDSLRQKVREERSDKMAPYLDAVKYAETQQIILDQLNIRFKQESVDKQVTGEPALIISPAEPNPKPVRPILLLNLALAGFGGLALGLGVAFFIEHLDTSVKTIAEVESVLGVPVLALVPHGARPLNQEPPDSPFAESYRILSARIDLQNGSGPQQGNALSILSGGPGEGKSTTLFNLGYVCAQAGKSVVLVDADLRRPSLHRILGWDLAPGLSDFLEQDGPVAPYLFSTPIPNLHVVLAGSNPAEAKNRFSNQALRRMLDELKSLYQVVLIDSPPALGVSDASIICHEVDKTVLVIQHRRYPKDISLRAKHTITEVQGNLIGVVLNAVSRHADEGYYHYGAYADYYGKPTEGKKKQARRDDKKGKGGPSANGNGIHAPTPVRTEDF
- a CDS encoding polysaccharide biosynthesis/export family protein, with the translated sequence MNRLLLLLAACLLVAACGGGFSSTGANTGTAAYQPSPAVTPEGTAQTPAAAPETDLLRVGDVLTIRLSGVPSDDAGIYEVKIGDEGDISMPYAGKFQAAGRTTSQLKEDIETAYREKKIYSTPNITIVPQLRYVNVSGEVRQPQRIPFTNDLSVLRAITACGGFTDYANKRKVKILRNGALIRFNAVEALKNPTLDIALQAGDQIQVDRGIF